One window of Nymphaea colorata isolate Beijing-Zhang1983 chromosome 11, ASM883128v2, whole genome shotgun sequence genomic DNA carries:
- the LOC116264351 gene encoding vacuolar protein 8-like, whose protein sequence is MRPLVEGIVKLEMWKQDDQLKPEKEKAAEELGKHVESRQQEYGLRRAVELIASVTVGTHSTRTFPVKWQSIRAKLDRLHSDLSKALLLLDSASASDNGGHAGELSALGVRSIIATLHKCAAMAHICTELTYSGKLLMQSDLDKICGRLDEHLRRIDAAYQSGALAAHALAIVVSRPPAGAPREDVQFFVRDLFTRVQIGTRAMKVEALRALEEIVCEEKYQRIVVQTGEVAQLVVVLESDDVELSNKAARILAAIARNEEHKAELVSAGVIPPAIRLLEKGRGQGREAAAVVLNRLTAYSENAWSVSSLGGVTASLAACHTTESVLRREAAGILRNLAGVEEIRRFMVDEGVASVVIRLLNAGDDDTKIYATDCLRMMSSGDGFSKNLIVKEGGVQSLVSTLGSKSPECRELALQAIGNLVSSPNSAKIVVLSGFLGWIPLILRFGEFGKQQPAVRAVRDLVKLSDEAKRAAGDAGIMPELLKLLDAKSVAVREMAAEAISEILTVPKSRNKFVQEDHNIVRVLQVLDSDTGTGVRHFLLLGLISVSGSPTGRRKIASSDKAHAVERLAAADDPEARRILRRIAGSKFKQILGGIWRS, encoded by the coding sequence ATGCGTCCACTGGTTGAAGGAATAGTGAAACTGGAAATGTGGAAGCAGGATGATCAGCTGAAGCCGGAGAAGGAGAAGGCGGCGGAGGAGTTGGGGAAGCATGTGGAATCCCGACAGCAGGAGTATGGATTGCGTCGAGCAGTGGAGTTGATTGCGTCGGTGACGGTCGGCACACACTCGACGCGGACTTTCCCGGTGAAGTGGCAATCCATCCGCGCTAAGCTCGATCGGCTCCACTCCGACCTCTCCAAGGCGTTGCTCCTTCTAGACTCCGCGTCGGCCTCCGACAACGGCGGCCATGCCGGCGAGCTCTCCGCCCTTGGTGTCCGGTCGATCATTGCAACGCTGCATAAATGTGCCGCCATGGCGCACATCTGCACGGAGCTGACCTACAGTGGGAAGCTTCTGATGCAGAGCGACCTTGACAAGATCTGCGGTCGCCTCGACGAGCATCTCCGGCGCATAGACGCTGCGTATCAGTCGGGAGCCCTTGCTGCCCATGCTCTGGCGATCGTCGTCTCCCGGCCTCCCGCCGGTGCACCTCGAGAGGACGTTCAGTTTTTCGTGCGCGACCTCTTCACTCGTGTGCAGATCGGAACCAGAGCCATGAAGGTCGAGGCACTCCGGGCACTTGAGGAGATCGTCTGCGAGGAGAAGTACCAGAGGATCGTCGTCCAGACCGGCGAGGTAGCTCAACTGGTGGTGGTTTTGGAGTCGGACGACGTCGAGCTCAGCAATAAAGCGGCAAGAATTCTAGCAGCAATCGCTCGGAACGAAGAGCACAAGGCTGAGCTCGTCTCCGCCGGAGTCATCCCCCCGGCAATCAGGCTTTTGGAGAAGGGCAGAGGCCAAGGGAGGGAAGCCGCCGCCGTGGTGCTTAACCGACTCACTGCTTACTCAGAGAACGCATGGTCAGTTTCATCTCTAGGAGGAGTAACGGCGTCGTTAGCCGCCTGCCACACCACGGAGAGCGTCCTTCGGCGAGAGGCAGCCGGGATACTGAGGAACCTGGCAGGAGTGGAGGAGATCCGGCGGTTCATGGTGGACGAGGGCGTTGCCTCGGTCGTCATCCGCCTTCTAAATGCAGGCGATGACGACACAAAGATTTATGCGACTGATTGCTTACGAATGATGTCATCCGGCGACGGATTTTCTAAGAACTTAATTGTTAAGGAGGGTGGTGTCCAGTCGCTGGTGTCTACTTTGGGTTCGAAGTCGCCGGAGTGCCGGGAGTTGGCATTGCAGGCCATCGGAAACTTGGTATCGTCACCAAACTCGGCAAAGATCGTCGTTCTTTCCGGCTTCCTCGGCTGGATCCCTTTGATCCTTAGATTCGGAGAGTTTGGAAAGCAGCAGCCTGCGGTGCGGGCCGTGAGAGACCTTGTGAAGCTATCCGATGAGGCAAAACGTGCTGCCGGAGACGCGGGAATCATGCCGGAGTTGCTCAAGCTTCTCGACGCAAAGTCCGTCGCAGTGAGAGAGATGGCCGCGGAGGCAATATCGGAGATCCTCACCGTCCCCAAAAGCAGGAACAAGTTTGTTCAAGAAGATCACAACATCGTTCGCGTCCTCCAAGTGCTCGACTCAGACACCGGCACCGGGGTGCGACATTTTCTCCTTCTTGGTCTCATTTCGGTATCAGGTTCCCCGACGGGCAGACGGAAGATCGCGTCGTCCGACAAGGCGCACGCCGTCGAGCGGCTCGCAGCGGCTGATGACCCGGAGGCGAGGCGCATTCTCCGGCGCATAGCCGGCAGCAAATTCAAACAGATCCTTGGCGGCATTTGGAGATCATGA
- the LOC116264559 gene encoding uncharacterized protein LOC116264559 encodes MGHEGGGVVKPEMGKQVSERWPGRAKEGGGLEVKVGSRQSECGLRRALDLITSVTVLTHSTRVFPVKWQSIRARLDRLHSDLSNILLLLDSASASHNGGHAVGIPSIIATLSECSAMSRSCTELTYSGKLLMQSDLDKLCGRLDGHLRLIDGAYRTGELAAHAMAIVVSRPPAGAPREDVRFFVSDLFTRVQIGTTAMKVDALRALEEIVCEEEKHRRIVMETGEVAQLVRVLESGDVEISKRAARILAAIARNEEHKAELVSAGVISPAIGLLEKGRGHGREAAAVMLNRLTAYSENAWSVSSQGGVTVSLAVCQTTDGILRREAAGILRNVAGVEEIRRFMVDEGAVSVVIGLLRSDDEETQICAADCLRIMSTGDVFIRSSIVREKGIQSLVSSLISKSSECREFALRAIGNFASSPTFAKVVVLSGFLGWIPAILKGGEFRMQEPVVRTVRDLVKVSDDAKRAAGDVGVVPELLKLLDAKSATAREMASEAISEILGVPKNRNRFVQEDRNILRVLQTLDADTGTRARQFLLLTLIWVSNSPIGRRKISLSGSIRAIERLAEGDVPEAKRIVRRISGGKFRKILGVIWRS; translated from the coding sequence ATGGGGCACGAAGGCGGTGGAGTTGTGAAACCTGAAATGGGGAAGCAAGTAAGCGAGCGATGGCCGGGCAGAGCGAAGGAAGGAGGAGGGTTGGAGGTGAAGGTTGGATCCCGGCAGTCGGAGTGTGGTCTACGGCGAGCTCTGGACCTGATCACGTCGGTGACGGTCCTCACACACTCAACACGAGTTTTCCCTGTGAAGTGGCAGTCCATCCGTGCCAGGCTCGACCGGCTCCATTCGGATCTCTCCAACATCCTGCTCCTTCTAGACTCCGCTTCTGCCTCCCACAACGGCGGCCACGCCGTTGGGATCCCCTCGATCATCGCAACGTTGTCCGAATGTTCTGCCATGTCGCGCAGCTGCACAGAGCTGACCTACAGCGGGAAGCTTCTGATGCAGAGCGACCTCGACAAGCTCTGCGGTCGCCTGGACGGGCATCTCCGGCTCATAGACGGCGCCTACCGAACGGGAGAACTCGCCGCGCATGCCATGGCGATCGTCGTCTCCCGACCACCCGCTGGTGCGCCTCGGGAGGACGTTCGGTTCTTCGTGAGCGACCTCTTCACGCGTGTTCAAATCGGAACCACAGCCATGAAGGTGGACGCGCTCCGGGCACTCGAGGAGATCGTCTGCGAGGAGGAGAAGCATCGGAGGATCGTCATGGAAACCGGCGAGGTGGCTCAACTGGTGAGGGTTTTGGAGTCGGGCGACGTGGAGATAAGCAAGAGAGCGGCAAGAATTCTGGCAGCAATCGCTCGCAACGAAGAGCACAAAGCTGAGCTCGTCTCAGCGGGAGTCATATCCCCTGCAATCGGGCTTTTGGAGAAGGGCAGAGGCCATGGGAGAGAAGCCGCCGCCGTGATGCTTAACCGACTCACTGCTTACTCAGAGAACGCATGGTCAGTTTCATCTCAAGGAGGGGTGACGGTGTCGTTGGCCGTCTGTCAGACAACGGACGGCATCCTCCGGCGGGAGGCTGCTGGAATCCTGAGGAACGTGGCTGGAGTGGAGGAGATCCGGCGGTTCATGGTCGACGAGGGCGCTGTCTCCGTCGTCATCGGCCTCCTAAGGTCAGACGATGAAGAGACTCAAATTTGTGCGGCAGATTGCTTACGAATAATGTCGACTGGCGACGTATTTATTAGGAGTTCAATCGTTAGAGAGAAAGGGATCCAGTCCCTCGTGTCTTCCTTGATCTCCAAGTCGTCGGAGTGTCGAGAATTCGCCTTGAGGGCGATCGGAAACTTCGCATCCTCGCCGACCTTTGCAAAGGTGGTCGTTCTTTCCGGCTTCCTCGGCTGGATCCCCGCGATCCTTAAGGGAGGAGAGTTTAGAATGCAAGAGCCGGTGGTGCGGACTGTGCGAGACCTCGTTAAGGTTTCCGATGACGCAAAACGCGCTGCCGGAGACGTCGGAGTGGTGCCGGAGTTGCTCAAGCTTCTCGATGCGAAGTCGGCTACCGCGAGAGAGATGGCCTCCGAGGCAATATCCGAGATTCTCGGTGTCCCGAAAAACAGGAACAGGTTTGTTCAGGAAGATCGCAACATCCTTCGCGTCCTCCAAACGCTCGACGCCGACACGGGCACCCGAGCACGGCAGTTTCTCCTCCTCACTCTCATTTGGGTATCGAATTCCCCGATCGGCAGACGGAAGATCTCGTTGTCCGGTTCCATCCGCGCCATCGAGCGGCTGGCCGAGGGCGACGTCCCCGAGGCAAAGCGGATTGTCCGGCGAATTTCTGGTGGAAAATTTCGAAAGATCCTTGGCGTCATCTGGAGATCATAA